GGAAATTAGACTCGCGGGCTGAGCAACTCTGTAgcctaatttttatttatttatttggtacTTGCATGGGTTGCCGCAAAAATGTGGGATAAGCCATCCAACTTCggaccattttcttcttcttcttcttcttctttttgtttcgATTTCATCAGCTTAGCTGGCCACTACTACTCTTTTCCGTTTCAATCATTAACTGCATTATGCTGGGAGTGGAATGATCTTTTATAGCCAGAAATGGCTTGCCCATTTCTGAGATGCTGTACGTTTAACGTGACATTTTGATGTCCGAGGCCCTACACTGGAGATTTGGTAGCCAATCAATTGAAGAAttgaaaatcaagaaactaTCTAGTCAAGTTAATTACACGAGAAGTTTTAATAATTGACGTCAAAAATACATGAAGCTTTTTTCCTTTAGATCAAATGGCTTTTCAGAATCTCTAAATTATCTTCGATAATGAAGAAGTATGTAGGTGGTTGTTGTCATTATCTTAACTCCCCACCATTACAGAGATGAAAAAGGTCCGGAGCAAAGTTTCTTACAGCACCATTTCCATCGATTAGATATCTAACCATCAACGTGCAAAAGGCATACGCTTAGACACGTACTGCTAAAATTTTGACACGAAATATCACATCGAACAATCACATTTACCTAATCATGATTAGTACCATTTATAGAAGTATTTAATTTGTGTCCTACATTGTTTCAAAAGATGGAGAAAAAACAGTTAATATATAAGTAAGAATCTGATATATACCTAACAATTTAAACTATAGGATCAACGTTGAATTTCTTAACTTATATATTGGGCCTTTTTGGTTGGATCCATTGGATGTTTCTTCCTAATAAGTGGTATCAAAACTTTTGATTACGAGATTCCCTAACAAGCGGTATTGGTATTAGAACTTTGGGTCGTGAGACTAGGTTACTTACtgacaagtgaattttttttggaattgGACTGgtgaaattattttcttagtTTTGGTGGTGAATTAAGTGCCAATTTGGCAGGAAGTTCGATTAACGAGAGGTCTGAAATCTAATTTGGATGTTGAAGAAGAGTAGATTCATGATTGGGAGAAGATGTGAGTTTGAATATTAAAATGAATTTGCGTTGAGTATTGCAGTGAGTTGAAACTTAACAATTTAAGTTTTTTGGTCAATATTGAATTTCTGACTTACATATCGAATCTCTTTGATAACGCTCTCTCGAGTGTTTCCTCTTTAACGATTTGTAAGGAAATTTACTAGGAGTATTTAAAAATTCTTCCTTTTGCGGCAAAATATACATGATTAAATTATATCCTAAATACAAGGAGCAGAAAAGTTTGTGAGCACATCCATGCACGAGGGGAGTGCATCAACAAAAGCCTCCCATCAAATTGATGATGGTGCCTTGGCTCACTTGCAGGTGTCATATTCCTACTGTACATTTTTATGACACATTTCCTCCAAAAGGCTCTACAGACTAACTCATCTATGGTTAATTGTTCATCTAAACAAGAGCTGTTTCTCTAGCTTGATTCGTTCTCTTTAGAACCCTTTTAGCAGTAGCTCTAAAAGGACAAGTTGAGCTAACAAAATTGTTAACCAAGTGTAGATACGTCTTCAAATCGTGGCACGTAGCAACATCTCCTTTACTGAGCTGGGGACAATCCCTGCTACTCAACCTAAGCTCTTTGCCTATTTCAGCATAAACCCATTGCGTCCCCTCCACCCTCCTCTGAAGCCACGCTGGCAGTCCGGCTGCCACTTGTACCGCACCCTTTTTTGCCACGTCATTTTCGTCAATGACGAAGCCGGGCACCTTTGTGATGACATCATCTGAGTTCACAATCCGGAGTACCTTGGTACCATTTCTTTCCAGGTGCTTTCTGAAGGTCCTGTCTCCCACTCGAGGCCCCCCAAATGATACAACTGTGACTATGGGTGCATGACTGAATGTGTTTGTTATGTCATATGCAGTAAGGGTGGCCAATGCTGCCCCCAAACTGTGTCCTGTGATGGTTATGCTCAGGGGCTCATCGCAGTATTTTTGGAGGATTCTTCCAATTTCTTCCCTGACCATTTGCTGCAAACTCGGACGGTCGTCCGTACTCGATGTGTACAAGCTCAAAAATCCGCTCTGCACCATCGGGTCACAATTTTCGGGAGCCATGTCATCAGGGAGGCAAGTCAAGGTGGCGCGGAGATTCTCCAGCCACTCGTGACAGGTGGCGGTGCCCCTATAGGATATCACCACATCGCGGCGTCCCAGCCGGGAAATCTCTTCCTTGTCATCGCAAACTGCCACGTAGCCTATCCAGCTGGACTGAGTCGATACCCAGTTAGGGAGCCTCTCGATCCACCGTGGCACCTGGACGGAACACGTGGCGTGTAGGCTCTCGGTGACCTGGTACCCGCTGGTGCCGAGGCCGCATTCAGCCAGCATTGATTCCTTGGCATGGCCACACTGGGCGTATGTTGGCGAAGATGCATCAAAGTCGAAGCAGCGATAGGCAGCATCCACGAACTGACCGTACCGAAGGATCTCACTTCTTAAATCATCATCGAGGGGATCAAGCAAGCCTTCCCAGTTCTTGATCCCTTGACATTCCAGCCACTTGTCGCGCAGTCTGGCAGCTCGGATGCCCTCAAAGCACTGGATTGAGGTGCTCAACGAGTTTGTAATCTTCAGCTTTGTGCTTTGGCTGAGAGAAGAATGTGAGGCGGAAGCGGCACAGAGCTGCTCTGTGACGGGAAGATTTGAGATTGAGCCTTGCCACACGGTGCATGGCCTCACCATCCCAATAGGTAGCCTCATATTTATATTCATGTGGGTTTCAGTGTGTGTCACTGTGTAGTAATACAGGAAGTAAAGAGTGATGATGAGCAATGGAGTGTTTTGTGGGAGGTTCAGACTATTGCTCTGCTCTAACTTGGTTAAGACAACATGGGGGGCTCTTCTGATTTATAGTCAAAAAAGTTTGAGTGTGTGCATGTGTTGGCAAAATTTgggcaaaaaaagaaagaaagaaagtgaaTATTGAGTGAAAGTACTAAATAGGTGAGGACGGTGGGATACATCATACATGTAGTTCAAACTTGGACCCGTAGCATATATAGGATGGGGTGCTTTCTAGTTTCTATGCTCTAGCAGTATGCTTTTGTGGGGACACAACAATCACCACACAAAGATGAAAGAAACTATAGAAACTGGTAAACGCTGGTGGAAGTGATTTTAAGGATTTCATTCCCTTTCAAGTTCATATTCTATTCGTAGGGAAGCAGCCAGAGCTACTTTTCTTTGAAAGACAAATTTGCCCTTCAAGGCTTTCCCCCACTCTTTGGTTTGGTACAAGTATTTGTTTTAATCGACTTTTGGAACCCATTGTTTACAAATTTTGCTATGGAACGTATAAGCGTCTCTTCAACTTGTAAGTAACTCACCCAtcttttctagttttatttgaGCATAGGGACATACATTCTTGGACATATTGTATCATTTGGAACTGAATAATTTGCCATACAAATAATTCAGAAAGCAAGCTAGTGGTTTAGATTGgaccaaataatttatttatttattttttcgaaAACATTACAATTTTGAGTATCTAATATGATaaataatttctcaaaaatattAAGTGTGGACCCATCAGTTGTATTGTGTTATTTTGGCTTGCATTAATAACTGGTTCGTTGtctgtttgaattatttgcatGAACATACATAGCcgtgtatgtatatatacatataaccaTTGCAGTCCCCCGGAGGAGGAAAGACTAAAAGAGGTCACTAGCTCTTAATTTTGGAATTTGGATGCTTGTGTGAAAGGAATGCGTTGACATTGTTGACAGCACACATGTGGCTCTGGACGCAGACGAGACTGTTCCTTTCGATGGATTGGAGGGTTAATGATACTACCGGTTTTCCAAATCAAAATTGGCCTGGTACTGGTAGGACACCAACCGTTTCGTTCCTTTCTCAGGGGTACACTTgtcttcaaaatcaaaattgGCCTGGCAGGACGAAATTTGTGCTGGAAGGTATCGGCAGCCGTTCTTTAGAAGAGTAGGCGAGCAAAAGGTAAGGGGTCAGCATCAAGAAAGGGAGAAATCATCATATTAAGAGAAAAGCTTGAGTGGGACCCCGTAAACCGAatcgcatttttttttttttttttttttttcatcactgGGGTATCCGGGTCTACACCCGACTAGTCCCACAGCGCCCCAGCAGAGCGGGCCCGACCGATGCTGAAGAATTTAACAGCTGGGTTGCTGCCTGGGATCGAACCCAGGTGGAACTCAGCTAAGGAGCCTCCTTCCACCAGCAGACCAACCCAGCGCGGGCTAACCGAATCGCATTTGAAACGAGAAATTTTCATCTTTCCGACCACACGTTACAACGTGCAATTCTCTTCGCAGTCCAGACGCGTCTCGCGACTATTCCCGCTGAAGCGGCGAGCCAAGAGGCCTTTAAATTGGTGAGATCTCTGATACATGTGCTTTtaaacaccccccccccccccaacccaaAACACCAACCGTATTCTATTCTACTCTGCGCATTCTTCTTTCTCTAAAGGCTGAAGCTCCCATTCTTCGCATATCACGTATTTATTTTGTGCAATAGTACCGATCAGTCTTCTAGATGTATAGACCAATTAAATTCTCTAAGTGCTGAAAGGGTATTTTTCTGGCACAGTAGTATTGACTAGTGTTTTGAAAATCGAATTGAATCGGTCGATTCGATCAGTCGAACCACGAACCCGCATTGTCTCTAGTTCGATTCAATGAAtaatccaaaaaattaattgaacCGCTCAAATTCGGTCAAGAACTGGTTGAGCAGGTGAGACTCGGGAGGTTCAATcgatttttattaaatttttatattctaaaataaatattttagttttattcaaagtttttaatactaaaataaataaataaatttattaaaccttTGAATCAAGGTTCAATCGATTGAACCGTGAATCGGAAGGTTTTTCGATTCACTCTCCGGTACGAGTTTAACAACACTGTTGTCCACTAGCATTGAAAGTTAAGAAAATTAGGGTGAACAGATATCAAATCGATATTCCCTAATAGTGAGTGTTAATGTGATGAGTGATTATTGGTTTTTTAACATTGCGGAATTCAACACTCTAATAGGACATGTAAGACTAATAGCTCATAGATGCAGAAAGAAATCCATCGAGGAGGTATTTGTCTATTTTGAGTAGGAATGTGAATTACAACTTAGTAATCTGTTTAAACTTGTCCATTAATAAGTGGACTTGTgtatgcaatcaattttgaatggTTCTAAATGGGAGATTCAATTAAACTCATTTAATTGGTGGTTAATGGATTGACTTGTTTCAcccatttaaaaataattatatatttggCAAAAAAGCTCTCTGTACGACCTATCTCCCAGCCGTGTTCCAGAACTTTCGCCTTTCCCtcttaaatttaatttttggtggGTGTTAATGGGATAAATTTGAATTTCCTACTAATCTAGTATTAGTAAAATGTTATTATTTCTTGGCAAACaacatgcaaattttttttttaaaacagtAGAATTTCAAGtgagttataaatgggtaattgggtatATCCATACATatttattaaatggatataaatggattGATCCATTTTGACCCAtatattaaatgggtataaatgaattGACCCAATTATGATCCGTCCAAATCTGTTTgaatcacccattttgacatcTCTAATTTTGAAGATCTGATCTCGTTTTTCATTTAGTTGTGTATCTAATTAGTTGAAAGTTAGGAGTTGACTTATAGTCTTATAGCATATGACGAGGTATTGGATAATTTTGTCTGCACTCATTTGTGGTTGAGTTTGCTGGATTCATATGCTCTATTTGCAACTCAATTAAATCCCTTGCAATTGCCACACACTTGACGTTTCCATTTTCTAGCTTCCTACCGAAAAACAAGTTAGGTCATTCTTATCCTCAAACGACGTAATATCTTGTATGAACCATCTAAATGTTGACGGGGTCAACAGATTGTGATAATTTTATTAAAGTACTACATATTGGATCCAAAGATTATGTGCGACATGCTAGTATTCACTGAATTCTCCAGTTCATGCTAATCTTCTTCTGAGTTGAGCTTATACGATTCAAAAATACTAATCTTGTACCTCATCAATTGACCTGATCAGGCTCCAATATCAAAGAAGCCTCAGCAAAATTTGGAGAAAGCTTTTACATGGAAGATTTTCTCAAAGGGTGCCATTGGACGCATGTTAATATATCTTAACTTATTATACGAGAGCAGAGATTCATATTTATTCTACTTCCTATACTCaagacacttttttttttttttattattatttgactccacaaatttttttaatgacATTCATTCCTACTAGATAAGTATTAGGCGGATTTGGATTCCCCGTTATTGTACCTACAACCGCAGAGAACATTTAATGGTTGGAATAGGTGTAATTAATCCAAAATCAACTCGAGATCAACTTGAGGTCGACTGAACCAATTTCAGTCGTTAAAAGTTCTTGACGTTGCACTAGTAACCGAGGAGAATCCAGATCCCTTTCAGGCAAATCCTTGTGTTAAATATAGAGAGAATAAAGAACAAGATGTGCAAGCAAATCAAAGGCCTACGAATTCTAAGGCTGCTATCATCCTTCCAAAGTAGAAATCATTAGGCCAATGACGCAATTTGGGTAGATTGGTACGGATACTTTGTATAAGACATCATCACAACTACACACTTCTATCACTTTACCTCTTTTACATGCTTTTTTGCCATCTTTTGAATTCAGTTTGGATTTGATTGACTTTCAATTTCGATAGCCCATTACATCCATATATGGAACCTGAGTGACTCACCAGTCCATTATTCTTCACCATCAAGGCAAAAGAGCATTTTCAATTCCAATAATATACTTCCCCTTATTAGCTTATCTTTCTAGGATTATAACGTGAGATGAAATCATTTGTTCAATGTCCGCACGCCTTGCGCGCTAAAAggtgtttcttcttttcctttccctaAAGCAAAATAGAATAAAAGAGTAACATATATCCTTCCTTTTTTAGGCAACTGACCTCTAATGGCAACCGTACTGAAGGTTCCTCATCAAAGGTAGTAGCAACCGCCTCCACAATAGTATATGACCCCCTGAAGAATATTTGATACTATAATCAAAGATAATTCAAGCCCATAATTATTAATAAAAGGGCTTAATTAGTTTCTCTAATTACTGTGCTTTATTTGTTGGTTAGTTTTGCACAGCAGCCATCGTTTTCGGAATCTACAAACTACACGCGTGAAGGTTCATGATCCCAGGAATTGAAGAGACAGTTAGATTAGGTGAATACTTAAGCAGAATAGTAGTGACCCAATGATCGATTGGCAGGAATCGTCTAATGAATTTATTCCTATTCTCGTCTCTTATATAAAGATTCCATTATAGAATATAAAGATTCCATTATATTCGTAATTTTAACTGTCTTAAACCCATTAATTAATCTGTCTTTTACACGTTTTAATACTGATGAAAACTTAATGATGAGAACTTGCacttttcttttactttagagtttccccccccccccccccccccccccccttttttttttcaatctcgACAGTTGAAAATATAGATCTTGTTTGGGTccatcctcttcaatttcatgcCTAATGTTGAGCAATAGTCAATAGAAGTTGGTTTGATTACACTTTCTATGATCTTTTACCACGTCCATGCATGAATCTGTCCACTTACAATGAAAAACCCTCTTCCTTTTCATGGCTGATTTCTACGACTAAATACCATCTATCTGCTCACTGGAATCGGAATCGGGGTCCATCTCAAACAGATATGAATCGTCCTTTATAGATCGATGGATATCCGGTTCTTGCAATAGTCATTTTCATGTTTACATGCCTAGTTAGATGCACGACTTTTTCTTTGGATACTAATTTTATCAGACACAAGAAGTGCAATGAAtactttttttctaaaaacaaaaaattgaaggaaCATGCAGTAATTTCAAAAGGACTGGCCAAGAAAATATTACATTTATTAGAGCTAaatcttatccttttttttttttttaatcttaggGGGCAGCTGCCAACCTTATTCCCCCTCTAGAATCATGTCCATGTTATCTGGGGAAAATTCGTTAAAGCGGGTTGCTTTTGGGGTGAGACCAAATTGTGCAAAAATTCGTCATGACTCGACTGTAAATAGTGTAAATTAGAAATTGTGTATTCAGAACAAACGGATTTAGGCAAGACAATAAATGGGTTTCTCTATTCTTAGGGTGACAATAAATGATTTCaaaatctgaagtaaaaacctAAGGCATGAGGCATCGAGAGCTGTTTAATTGCTAAGATGTTGATACAACTTGgaacattttaaatttaaaaaaacgaTGTTCCCAAATTCTCGTTGCTACCAGGCCTGTTTGGCAAGTaagttttttgtcaagtttgtgtgctacaagttttttaacaactttagttacagtaatctcaaaaaatttctcaaaatttttaaactatgcacttcaaaatatccaaaaatttacacacttcaaaaattttttctacaaGTTCTACAGTaagctacagtaaaattttagacaaacacttaaaaaactcatttgtcaAACGGGATCCATATttccttcaaaaaataaatgTCGAGGTGAATCATTTACACATCAAAATTATGCATCAAAGTATCCGTTTGAAAAGTATTGGAGTGTACGTTCTCAGGAAGATGATGAAaaacttattaaaaaaaaaaaagggaagagaaaatCATGAGTATATTTGACTCTTGAGACATTTTGGTTTCAAGAGCTAAGCGAGTGCAAATGTTCACAACAAAGAAAAATATTGGGAGATGTCATACGTGTAAGTTGCTGGGGCACTTACTTTGATGGATCCTTCATTCATGAAAGCCGCCATTTTGTAAAGCCGAATCGTAGGAGACAGTGGAATGCATTGGACTTGTTAAACGTGGCTCATGTTTCTCTTCAACCTGTATATCAATTTTCCCTTATTCCCGACTATTACTACAAAATAAAATTATCAACAACTATTTAATTAAGTGTTGTTCAGCAACAATGCCGAATTGAAATCTTCTGTCAAGAGTAATATAGAAGCTGACAATGTTCTTTCAATTCTGCATTTACCAATTAAACAGTTAGTCAGCAGATACAAGGAGGCCTAGGACGTTTATGTTTTAACAACATGTTCATGGTTTGAAAGACTGAATGGTTTTGCAACTTCCACGGCCGGACTGCTAATAAATTTTCTTGGATTTTAGATGTCTAATTTGGAAATGTTACCAGTGGTATATCTTTGTAACAGCTTGATTTTGAATTGCTATTGTAAATCATAGGAAATCAGACAAACTTGCAAAAATTAAAGAGGATAAAGACCAATTGAACCGAGAGAGGTAACATTCTTAAAGATTTTGTGACAGAAAACATTCTTTAAAGTCCCTTGTTGCTAATGGCGATGGTCTGTGaccgaaaaaaaagaagaagatggcGACGGTCTTGGACATAATGCGAGAGGGGGTCCTAGGAATATCCTTTCCATCTGCCTGTGATGGCATGCTagcggatttgagcaagaaactGAATGCAGATAAATATCTGAAAAAGGAATGTTTGCAAGAAGCCATTTTTGGGGCGTTATTTCTGGTGAATCTTGAAGCTCTTCTAGGCATGAACAGCATTATTTGATCAATCATTTGACCTGATTTATTGGATCTTTCTTCTTTATAGCAATTTTCGATTGCAGAAACATAGAAGATTATTGACGGTGTTCAACAATACCTATAGTGGTGACAATGATTGATTGGAGGACATCAAATTATCCCCTGCCAACTCTAGTCATTCATAACCCTATATAGTAATAGATTCTGAAAAAGCATGGCTTCACAAAAACTTTACCGACATTATTTGGTAAAGATTAAAGGTATAGAGCTAAAAAGGACAAAGCTATCATTAATTAATTTTGATACTACACTGGAGCACAGGGAACGACAGATATTTTCATGCCAATTAGGATATGCATTCGAATGTATTTGGACGGATACATGTTTGTGTACTCATTGTGGCAAATCAAGGAATATGATACATTTCTATTTGTGTGCTTCAAACTCAAAAATATCTTTGCACcagttaaaaagaaaaaaaaaaaaaagcatacaaACTAAAAGACTATACAAAATTCTCATTTCTTTATGTTGCAATTAAGAGAATACAAAACATATACACCTTCCTTATATTGGATTCGATGATAACGGAATTCACACTCCAGTAGGACTATT
This portion of the Coffea arabica cultivar ET-39 chromosome 2e, Coffea Arabica ET-39 HiFi, whole genome shotgun sequence genome encodes:
- the LOC113728779 gene encoding phospholipase A(1) DAD1, chloroplastic-like yields the protein MRLPIGMVRPCTVWQGSISNLPVTEQLCAASASHSSLSQSTKLKITNSLSTSIQCFEGIRAARLRDKWLECQGIKNWEGLLDPLDDDLRSEILRYGQFVDAAYRCFDFDASSPTYAQCGHAKESMLAECGLGTSGYQVTESLHATCSVQVPRWIERLPNWVSTQSSWIGYVAVCDDKEEISRLGRRDVVISYRGTATCHEWLENLRATLTCLPDDMAPENCDPMVQSGFLSLYTSSTDDRPSLQQMVREEIGRILQKYCDEPLSITITGHSLGAALATLTAYDITNTFSHAPIVTVVSFGGPRVGDRTFRKHLERNGTKVLRIVNSDDVITKVPGFVIDENDVAKKGAVQVAAGLPAWLQRRVEGTQWVYAEIGKELRLSSRDCPQLSKGDVATCHDLKTYLHLVNNFVSSTCPFRATAKRVLKRTNQARETALV